From the genome of Bombus pascuorum chromosome 2, iyBomPasc1.1, whole genome shotgun sequence, one region includes:
- the LOC132916432 gene encoding uncharacterized protein LOC132916432 yields MHIARQFISVFTTTAIVVILAITNGGNATLPETIKWTGGNFEWPCPTTKNMFKSSGKYVSKNVIATRVALYTNNAIVALPRYKAGIPVTLAKISQDVESCEATLVPYPCWSLQEEGTCTALQNVVDIYLDPQNILWVLDTGVVNTLDEPMRKCPPKILAINVVTGKLVKTVDLTGLTSSASRLQYLVSDYSQDGRVFVYASDAASRAILVYDVTLGRGYRVVLPQAVAMGATRRDVLYLALLRRSDGSTCLIFTYLSSSRMFSIRTEHLRSGSANGKIHDLGMKPKKMIFLGTDNGSALFFRYEGEPDVYRWDAVNPFVSRCFDKVYTSAECSLVTHVVADYARGRMRVLESNFPDYMQGSVGCGATQALNVM; encoded by the exons ATGCACATCGCAAGACAATTTATTTCCGTGTTTACGACGACCGCCATTGTGGTCATTCTTGCGATAACGAACGGTGGAAACGCGACTTTACCCGAAACCATAAAATGGACCGGTGGAAACTTCGAGTGGCCTTGTCCCACCACCAAGAACATGTTCAAAAGTAGTGGAAAATACGTTTCGAAAAACGTAATCGCGACCAGGGTCGCGCTGTATACCAACAACGCCATTGTGGCCCTTCCCAG GTACAAGGCTGGTATTCCCGTGACATTGGCGAAGATCTCTCAGGATGTCGAAAGCTGTGAAGCAACCCTGGTCCCCTATCCTTGTTGGTCTCTTCAGGAGGAAGGAACTTGCACGGCCCTGCAGAACGTGGTAGACATTTATCTGGATCCTCAGAACATTCTCTGGGTTCTCGATACTGGAGTGGTGAACACTTTGGACGAACCTATGCGAAAGTGTCCGCCAAAAATCCTCGCTATTAACGTCGTCACAGGCAAG TTAGTGAAGACCGTAGACCTGACTGGATTGACGAGTTCGGCGTCCCGATTGCaatacctggtgtccgattacAGTCAGGACGGCAGAGTGTTCGTCTATGCGTCAGACGCTGCGTCAAGAGCCATCCTCGTCTACGATGTCACTCTAGGTCGAGGCTACCGCGTCGTTTTGCCCCAAGCCGTCGCCATGGGCGCAACCCGAAGAGACGTTTTGTATCTCGCGCTACTCCGACGTTCAGACGGGAGCACATGTTTGATCTTCACTTATTTAAGCAGTAGCCGTATGTTCTCCATCAGAACGGAACATCTACGCAGTGGTTCTGCGAATGGCAAGATCCACGATCTTGGTATGAAACCGAAGAAGATGATCTTCTTGGGTACGGACAATGGCAGCGCCCTTTTCTTCCGGTACGAAGGCGAACCGGATGTTTACCGATGGGACGCGGTCAATCCATTCGTTTCACGATGTTTCGACAAGGTGTACACCAGTGCCGAATGTTCCCTTGTTACTCATGTGGTTGCGGATTACGCGAGAGGGAGGATGCGCGTGCTTGAATCGAATTTTCCCGATTATATGCAAGGCTCGGTTGGATGCGGTGCCACACAGGCGTTGAATGTTATGTGA
- the LOC132916428 gene encoding protein yellow-like, whose protein sequence is MQLLILLAGLACASTTAEVLETIAQWPLLDFALPYDQEFLNQYRPENVVPTGIEIAWDKIFISVPRLRAGVPATLNYIPRNLPLESSPQLQAYPSWDWHSAGKGDLNCSKLISVYRTKLDRCNRLWTVDSGVITSIDDFRPVCPPKIMVFDVKTNQLVRQFTFPREVLRPNTLMTNLIIDDTAASTCDDVFLYISDTAGPGLLVFDGARDRSWRVVHATMYPHPEFSTYRIGSDTFELMDGVVGLAFSARLGTVYYQPLATDRLFSVPTTALQAGPPAFGEQLPVTLVGKKSSQGLALAVDPRDDTILFSPLTETAIAAWQPQTNQQRILAYSPEKLQFVAEIRWAERDSGNFWLMTSRFQKFFRREVNARDINIRIMRLMPIQRPLKHPVLDSFTRTYLLSDFPSHFYNNTIGF, encoded by the exons ATGCAGCTACTGATCCTCTTAGCAGGACTCGCCTGCGCTTCAACGACCGCAGAAGTCCTCGAAACTATAGCTCAATGGCCATTGCTGGACTTTGCACTTCCGTACGATCAAGAATTTCTCAATCAGTATCGTCCAGAGAATGTAGTACCTACTGGAATAGAGATTGCGTGGGACAAAATCTTTATAAGCGTCCCAAGATTACGAGCAGGCGTTCCGGCGACCTTGAATTACATCCCGAGGAATCTTCCGCTAGAAAGTAGCCCGCAACTCCAAGCTTACCCCTCTTGGGACTGGCACAGCGCTGGAAAAGGCGATCTGAACTGCTCCAAGCTGATATCCGTGTACAGGACTAAACTAGACAGATGTAATCGACTATGGACTGTAGATAGCGGCGTAATAACGTCAATTGATGACTTCAGACCGGTTTGTCCTCCGAAAATAATGGTGTTTGATGTGAAAACCAATCAGCTGGTGCGACAGTTCACGTTTCCACGAGAG GTTTTAAGACCAAACACGTTGATgacgaatttaattattgatgATACCGCGGCAAGTACCTGCGACGACGTGTTTCTTTATATATCTGACACTGCAGGACCTG GTCTATTGGTATTCGATGGTGCCAGGGACAGGAGCTGGCGTGTGGTGCACGCAACCATGTATCCACATCCAGAATTCTCGACTTACAGG ATTGGCAGCGATACGTTTGAATTGATGGACGGTGTCGTTGGACTCGCATTTTCTGCCAGACTTGGAACGGTTTACTATCAACCTCTAGCAACCGATCGTCTGTTCAGCGTGCCAACCACTGCACTTCAGGCGGGTCCACCAGCGTTTGGTGAACAGCTACCGGTGACCTTAGTGGGTAAAAAATCTAGTCAAGGTCTTGCTCTGGCCGTTGATCCACGAGATGACACGATCTTGTTCTCGCCGCTTACCGAAACAGCCATTGCCGCCTGGCAACCACAAACTAACCAACAGAG GATCCTAGCTTATAGTCCGGAGAAGCTGCAGTTCGTTGCTGAAATTCGATGGGCGGAGCGCGATAGTGGCAACTTTTGGTTAATGACCAGCAGGTTCCAGAAGTTTTTCAGACGAGAGGTGAACGCACGCGATATCAACATTCGAATAATGAGGCTGATGCCCATACAGCGTCCGCTGAAACATCCGGTCCTCGATTCATTTACTCGGACCTACTTACTTTCCGACTTTCCGTCGCATTTCTACAACAACACAATAGGATTCTAA